In the Pseudomonas orientalis genome, one interval contains:
- a CDS encoding ABC transporter permease gives MKTTTSPGKTGGNFYGLGTYLGLAGALLAMIALFSVLSDHFLSYDTFSTLANQIPDLMVLAVGMTFILIIGGIDLSVGSVLALAASAVSVAILSWGWSVLPAAVLGMGCAALAGTLTGSITVAWRIPSFIVSLGVLEMARGVAYQMTGSRTAYIGDSFAWLSNPIAFGISPSFIIALLVIIAAQLVLTRTVFGRYLIGIGTNEEAVRLAGINPKPYKILVFSLMGLLAGVAALFQISRLEAADPNAGSGLELQVIAAVVIGGTSLMGGRGSVISTFFGVLIISVLAAGLAQIGATEPTKRIITGAVIVIAVVLDTYRSQRASRRG, from the coding sequence ATGAAAACAACCACTTCCCCCGGCAAAACCGGCGGCAACTTCTACGGCCTGGGCACCTACCTGGGCCTGGCAGGCGCGTTGCTGGCGATGATTGCGCTGTTCTCGGTACTCAGCGATCACTTCCTGTCCTACGACACGTTCAGCACCCTGGCCAACCAGATTCCGGACCTGATGGTGCTGGCGGTGGGCATGACCTTTATCCTGATCATCGGCGGCATCGACCTTTCAGTAGGCTCGGTACTCGCGTTGGCGGCCTCCGCGGTCAGCGTGGCGATTCTGAGCTGGGGCTGGAGCGTATTGCCGGCCGCCGTGCTGGGCATGGGCTGCGCCGCATTGGCCGGTACGCTTACCGGCTCCATCACCGTGGCCTGGCGTATTCCGTCGTTTATCGTGTCCCTTGGCGTGCTGGAGATGGCGCGGGGCGTGGCTTACCAGATGACCGGCTCGCGCACCGCTTATATCGGTGACTCGTTTGCCTGGCTGTCCAATCCAATTGCGTTCGGGATCTCGCCATCGTTCATTATTGCGTTGCTGGTGATCATCGCCGCCCAGTTGGTGTTGACCCGTACCGTGTTCGGCCGCTACCTGATTGGTATCGGTACCAACGAAGAAGCGGTGCGACTGGCCGGCATCAACCCCAAGCCGTACAAAATTCTGGTGTTCAGCTTGATGGGCCTGCTCGCGGGTGTGGCCGCGCTGTTCCAGATCTCGCGCCTGGAAGCGGCGGACCCGAATGCCGGTTCAGGTTTGGAATTGCAAGTGATCGCCGCCGTGGTGATCGGCGGTACCAGCCTGATGGGCGGGCGCGGCTCGGTCATCAGCACGTTCTTTGGTGTGCTGATTATTTCGGTCCTGGCGGCAGGCCTGGCGCAGATCGGCGCGACGGAACCCACGAAACGCATCATCACCGGTGCAGTGATCGTAATCGCCGTCGTACTCGACACCTACCGCAGCCAGCGCGCCAGTCGGCGGGGCTGA
- a CDS encoding sugar ABC transporter substrate-binding protein codes for MKLPFAGRLLAVAVLAAASAALPLSSAFADDAAAKPKVGLVMKSLANEFFVTMQEGAKDYQKSHAADFDMITNGIKNETDTSAQIDIVNQMILAKVNAIVIAPADSKALVTVLKKASDAGIKVVNIDNRLDPDVLKSKKLDIPFVGPDNRKGSKLVGDYLAKQLAAGDKVGIIEGVPTTTNAQQRTAGFKDAMDAAGMKIVSTQSGNWEIDQGQKVASAMLSEYPDLKALLAGNDNMALGAVSAVRAAGKAGKVLVVGYDNIEAIKPMLQDGRVLATADQAAAQQAVFGIQNALKLVKGEKVDAKDGVIETPVELVLKK; via the coding sequence ATGAAGCTGCCATTTGCAGGACGTCTTCTCGCTGTCGCTGTGCTTGCCGCCGCATCCGCTGCCCTGCCTCTCTCTTCTGCATTCGCTGACGACGCCGCTGCCAAACCCAAGGTCGGCCTGGTGATGAAGTCCCTTGCCAACGAATTTTTCGTGACCATGCAAGAGGGCGCCAAGGACTATCAGAAGTCCCACGCCGCCGACTTCGACATGATCACCAACGGCATCAAGAACGAAACCGACACCAGCGCACAGATCGATATCGTCAATCAGATGATCCTGGCCAAGGTCAACGCCATCGTCATCGCACCCGCCGACTCCAAGGCGCTGGTCACCGTGCTGAAAAAGGCTTCGGATGCCGGTATCAAGGTGGTCAACATCGACAATCGCCTGGACCCGGACGTGCTGAAAAGCAAAAAACTCGATATTCCCTTCGTAGGCCCGGACAACCGCAAAGGCTCCAAGCTGGTCGGTGACTATCTGGCCAAGCAACTGGCTGCGGGCGACAAGGTCGGTATCATCGAAGGCGTGCCGACCACCACCAATGCCCAGCAGCGCACCGCAGGCTTCAAGGATGCGATGGATGCGGCAGGCATGAAGATTGTCTCCACCCAATCCGGTAACTGGGAAATCGACCAGGGCCAGAAAGTCGCCTCGGCGATGCTGAGTGAATACCCGGACCTCAAGGCGCTTCTGGCCGGTAACGACAACATGGCCCTGGGCGCCGTCTCCGCCGTACGCGCGGCAGGCAAGGCCGGTAAAGTGCTGGTGGTGGGCTACGACAATATCGAAGCCATCAAGCCGATGCTGCAGGACGGTCGCGTGTTGGCAACTGCCGACCAGGCCGCTGCCCAGCAAGCCGTGTTCGGCATCCAGAATGCGCTGAAGCTGGTCAAGGGCGAGAAGGTCGATGCCAAAGATGGCGTGATCGAAACCCCGGTCGAACTCGTCCTCAAGAAGTAA
- a CDS encoding LacI family DNA-binding transcriptional regulator: MATIKDVAALAGISYTTVSHVVNKTRPVSEPVRVKVEAAIKQLDYVPSAVARSLKAKTTATIGLLVPNSLNPYFAELARGIEDYCERNGYCVILCNSDDNAEKQRSYLRVLLEKRVDGLIVTSVGGDDSGLAAGLSAVRTPMVIVDRALDGIDVDLVRIDHEEGAYLATRHLLELGHRDIACIAGPAHTRVAQMRLAGYRRALREAGVETAAERIRESDFTSTGGYAAAVQLLAQQPPSAIFACNDMIGFGVLRAAAERNIRVPGELSVIGFDDIQMGRYVYPALTTVGQSIVQLGETAAELLLRRIATPQLPVDQRIVTPSIVLRESTAPLAGVFAQYR, translated from the coding sequence ATGGCAACGATCAAGGATGTGGCGGCGCTCGCGGGCATTTCCTACACCACGGTGTCCCATGTGGTGAACAAGACGCGCCCGGTCAGCGAGCCGGTGCGCGTCAAGGTCGAGGCGGCAATCAAGCAGTTGGACTATGTGCCCAGTGCGGTAGCGCGCTCGCTCAAGGCCAAGACCACGGCGACGATCGGGCTGCTGGTGCCCAACAGCCTCAACCCGTATTTCGCGGAGTTGGCCCGGGGCATCGAGGATTACTGCGAGCGCAATGGCTATTGCGTGATCCTCTGCAACTCCGACGACAACGCCGAAAAGCAGCGCAGCTATTTGCGCGTGCTGCTGGAGAAACGCGTCGACGGCTTGATCGTGACCTCGGTGGGCGGCGATGACAGTGGCCTTGCCGCTGGCTTGAGTGCGGTGCGTACGCCAATGGTGATCGTCGACCGGGCGCTGGACGGTATTGATGTCGACCTGGTGCGCATCGATCATGAAGAGGGGGCTTACCTGGCGACCCGGCACTTGCTTGAATTGGGCCATCGCGACATCGCCTGTATCGCCGGCCCCGCCCATACCCGCGTGGCGCAAATGCGCTTGGCAGGCTATCGGCGTGCGCTGCGCGAGGCGGGTGTTGAAACAGCGGCCGAGCGCATCCGCGAAAGTGATTTCACCAGCACCGGCGGTTATGCCGCCGCCGTGCAATTGCTTGCGCAGCAACCACCCAGTGCGATTTTTGCCTGCAACGACATGATCGGCTTTGGCGTGCTGCGCGCTGCGGCAGAGCGCAATATCCGCGTGCCGGGCGAGCTGTCGGTGATTGGTTTCGATGACATACAAATGGGTCGCTATGTCTATCCGGCGCTGACCACGGTCGGACAGTCGATCGTACAACTGGGCGAGACAGCGGCCGAATTATTACTGCGACGTATAGCGACACCCCAGCTGCCGGTCGATCAACGCATCGTGACGCCAAGTATTGTCTTGCGTGAGTCGACGGCGCCCTTGGCCGGTGTGTTTGCCCAATACCGCTGA
- a CDS encoding sugar ABC transporter ATP-binding protein: MSSSAPNAVLSVSGIGKTYAQPVLSDITLTLNRGEVLALTGENGAGKSTLSKIIGGLVTPTTGNMQFNGQDYRPASRTQAEALGVRMVMQELNLLPTLTVAENLFLHNLPSRGGWISRKQLRAAATEAMAQVGLDAIDPDTLVGSLGIGHQQMVEIARNLIGDCHVLILDEPTAMLTAREVEMLFEQITRLQARGVAIIYISHRLEELARVAQRIAVLRDGKLVCVEPMANYNSEQLVTLMVGRELGEHIDLGVRTIGEPALTVKGLTRSDKVRDVSFQVRAGEIYGISGLIGAGRTELLRLIFGADPADSGTVALGPQANVVSIRSPVDAVAHGIALITEDRKGEGLLLTQSISANIALGNMPEISAGGLVNSRDETALAKRQIDAMRIRSSSPAQLVSELSGGNQQKVVIGRWLERDCSVMLFDEPTRGIDVGAKFDIYALLGELTRQGKALVVVSSDLRELMLICDRIGVLSAGRLIETFERDRWSQDELLAAAFAGYQKRDALLNEAAPRNTP; this comes from the coding sequence ATGTCATCTTCCGCCCCGAACGCTGTCCTCTCGGTCAGCGGTATCGGCAAGACCTATGCCCAACCGGTGCTGTCCGACATCACCCTCACGCTCAACCGTGGGGAAGTGCTGGCGCTGACCGGTGAAAACGGCGCAGGCAAAAGTACCTTGTCGAAGATCATCGGCGGGCTGGTCACGCCGACCACCGGCAACATGCAGTTCAATGGTCAGGATTATCGACCCGCCAGCCGCACCCAGGCCGAAGCGCTGGGTGTGCGCATGGTCATGCAGGAGCTCAACCTGCTGCCGACGCTGACGGTGGCCGAAAACCTGTTCCTGCATAACCTGCCCAGCCGTGGTGGCTGGATCAGCCGCAAACAGTTGCGCGCGGCCGCCACCGAAGCCATGGCCCAGGTTGGCCTGGATGCAATCGACCCGGACACGCTGGTGGGCAGCCTGGGCATTGGCCATCAGCAAATGGTCGAGATTGCCCGCAATCTGATCGGCGACTGCCATGTGCTGATTCTCGACGAACCGACCGCGATGCTCACGGCCCGTGAAGTCGAAATGCTGTTCGAACAGATTACCCGCCTGCAGGCCCGAGGCGTGGCGATCATCTATATTTCCCATCGGCTGGAAGAGTTGGCCCGCGTGGCCCAGCGCATTGCCGTATTGCGCGACGGCAAGCTGGTCTGTGTCGAGCCGATGGCCAATTATAACAGTGAGCAACTGGTGACCCTGATGGTAGGGCGCGAGTTGGGCGAGCATATCGACCTGGGCGTGCGCACCATCGGTGAGCCGGCCTTGACAGTCAAAGGCCTGACGCGCTCGGACAAGGTGCGCGACGTATCTTTCCAGGTGCGCGCCGGCGAAATCTACGGTATTTCCGGGCTGATCGGCGCCGGTCGTACCGAGTTGCTGCGCCTGATTTTTGGTGCCGACCCGGCCGACAGCGGCACGGTAGCGTTGGGGCCGCAGGCCAATGTGGTGAGCATTCGCTCCCCGGTGGACGCGGTCGCTCATGGCATTGCCCTGATCACCGAGGACCGCAAGGGGGAGGGCTTGCTGCTGACCCAGTCCATCAGCGCCAACATCGCCTTGGGCAACATGCCGGAAATTTCCGCCGGCGGTCTGGTCAACAGTCGCGATGAAACCGCCCTGGCCAAGCGCCAGATCGACGCTATGCGCATCCGCAGTTCCAGCCCGGCGCAATTGGTCTCCGAGCTGTCGGGCGGTAACCAGCAGAAGGTGGTGATTGGCCGCTGGCTGGAGCGCGATTGTTCGGTGATGCTGTTCGATGAGCCTACGCGTGGCATCGACGTCGGTGCCAAGTTCGACATTTATGCCTTGCTCGGCGAGTTGACGCGCCAGGGCAAAGCGCTGGTGGTGGTCTCCAGCGATCTGCGCGAGCTGATGCTGATTTGTGACCGCATCGGCGTGTTGTCTGCCGGACGCCTGATCGAGACATTCGAGCGCGACCGCTGGTCCCAGGACGAATTGCTCGCCGCCGCCTTTGCCGGCTATCAAAAACGTGACGCGCTGCTCAACGAGGCAGCGCCTAGGAATACCCCATGA
- the rbsK gene encoding ribokinase translates to MPAKVVVVGSLNMDLVTRASRLPRAGETLIGQTFSTVPGGKGANQAVALARLGADVAMIGCVGSDAYGGQLRDALLVEGIDCQAISTVEGSSGVALIVVDDSSQNAIVIVAGSNGQLTPHSLTACDAVLQAADVIICQLEVPMDTVGHALKRGRELGKTVILNPAPASGPLPAEWYASIDYLIPNESEASALSGVAVDSLDSAKLAATALIQAGAGKVIITLGAQGALFADGNSFEHLVAPKVRAVDTTAAGDTFVGGFAAALAAGKSEAEAIRFGQVAAALSVTRAGAQPSIPTLHDVQGFVPS, encoded by the coding sequence ATGCCAGCAAAAGTAGTGGTAGTAGGCAGCTTGAACATGGACCTGGTCACCCGCGCCAGTCGCTTGCCGCGTGCCGGTGAAACCCTGATCGGCCAGACGTTTTCCACCGTGCCCGGTGGCAAGGGCGCCAATCAGGCCGTCGCCCTGGCGCGCCTCGGGGCGGATGTGGCGATGATCGGTTGTGTCGGCAGCGATGCCTATGGCGGCCAATTGCGCGATGCGCTGCTGGTCGAAGGCATCGATTGCCAGGCTATCAGCACCGTGGAAGGCTCCAGTGGTGTCGCGCTGATCGTGGTGGATGACAGCAGCCAGAACGCGATTGTGATTGTGGCGGGCAGTAACGGTCAGTTGACGCCGCACTCGCTGACAGCCTGCGATGCTGTGTTGCAGGCGGCCGACGTGATCATCTGCCAGCTCGAAGTGCCGATGGACACCGTCGGGCATGCGCTCAAGCGTGGCCGCGAGCTGGGCAAGACGGTGATCCTCAATCCGGCGCCGGCCAGCGGGCCCTTGCCGGCCGAGTGGTATGCCTCGATTGACTACCTGATTCCCAACGAAAGTGAAGCCAGCGCCTTGAGCGGCGTGGCGGTCGATTCGCTCGACAGCGCCAAACTCGCCGCGACAGCACTGATCCAGGCTGGCGCCGGTAAAGTCATCATCACCCTTGGCGCTCAGGGCGCACTGTTTGCTGACGGCAACAGCTTCGAGCACCTGGTCGCACCCAAGGTGCGGGCAGTGGACACCACCGCTGCCGGCGATACCTTCGTGGGTGGCTTTGCCGCCGCGCTGGCGGCCGGCAAGAGCGAAGCCGAGGCCATCCGTTTTGGCCAGGTTGCGGCCGCGTTGTCGGTGACCCGTGCCGGCGCCCAGCCTTCC
- a CDS encoding asparaginase, translating into MKSALKSFVPGALALLLLFPVATQAKEVESKTKLANVVILATGGTIAGAGASAANSATYQAAKVGIEQLIAGVPELSQIANVRGEQVMQIASESINNENLLQLGRRVAELADSKDVDGIVITHGTDTLEETAYFLNLVEKTDKPIVVVGSMRPGTAMSADGMLNLYNAVAVAGSKDARGKGVLVTMNDEIQSGRDVSKMINIKTEAFKSPWGPLGMVVEGKSYWFRLPAKRHTMDSEFDIKTIKSLPDVEIAYGYGNVSDTAYKALAQAGAKAIIHAGTGNGSVSSKVVPALVELRKQGVQIIRSSHVNAGGMVLRNAEQPDDKYDWVAALDLNPQKARILAMVALTKTQDSKELQRMFWEY; encoded by the coding sequence ATGAAATCTGCATTGAAATCCTTTGTTCCAGGGGCGCTAGCCCTTCTGCTGCTATTCCCTGTCGCCACTCAGGCAAAAGAAGTCGAAAGCAAGACCAAGCTCGCCAACGTGGTGATCCTCGCCACTGGCGGCACCATTGCTGGCGCGGGCGCCAGTGCTGCCAACAGCGCCACCTACCAGGCGGCCAAAGTCGGCATCGAGCAATTGATCGCCGGCGTTCCTGAGCTTAGCCAGATCGCCAATGTACGCGGCGAACAAGTGATGCAAATTGCGTCGGAAAGCATCAATAACGAGAACCTGCTGCAACTGGGGCGCCGCGTCGCCGAATTGGCCGACAGCAAGGACGTGGATGGCATCGTGATCACCCACGGTACCGACACCCTCGAAGAAACCGCCTACTTCCTCAACCTGGTTGAAAAAACCGACAAGCCTATCGTGGTGGTCGGTTCCATGCGCCCGGGTACCGCCATGTCGGCGGACGGCATGCTCAACCTGTACAACGCCGTTGCCGTCGCGGGCAGCAAGGACGCGCGTGGCAAAGGTGTACTGGTGACCATGAACGACGAGATCCAGTCGGGTCGCGACGTGAGCAAGATGATCAATATCAAGACCGAGGCGTTCAAGAGCCCATGGGGCCCATTGGGCATGGTCGTTGAAGGCAAATCCTACTGGTTCCGCCTGCCTGCCAAGCGTCACACCATGGATTCGGAATTCGACATCAAGACCATCAAGAGCCTGCCTGACGTTGAAATTGCCTATGGCTACGGCAACGTGAGCGACACCGCCTACAAAGCCCTGGCCCAAGCGGGCGCCAAAGCGATCATCCATGCCGGCACCGGCAATGGCTCGGTGTCGTCCAAAGTCGTTCCGGCGCTGGTGGAATTGCGTAAACAAGGCGTGCAGATCATTCGCTCTTCGCACGTCAACGCTGGTGGCATGGTGCTGCGTAACGCTGAACAGCCAGACGATAAATACGACTGGGTGGCTGCCCTTGACCTGAATCCGCAGAAGGCCCGCATCCTGGCAATGGTCGCCCTGACCAAGACTCAGGACAGCAAAGAGCTGCAACGGATGTTCTGGGAATACTGA